In Syngnathus scovelli strain Florida chromosome 12, RoL_Ssco_1.2, whole genome shotgun sequence, the genomic window CCTTTCACAGTCAGTTGTGCAATGGGAAATTATTACATTTCGCTGACTTGGTCCAAAATCTTTTATTACTACAACTAATGCATTtttctttcatctttctatgccGGTGAAGCATAGTGGCCAGCAGAATAATGACATGCTTTTCCACTAGATGGTATAATTATGGAACATATGCTTGTACATGCAGACATTCTTAAAACAGAATAAAAGGTTAGGTACAAAGAGGCACACATTTCCCACCAAGTAAGTAAATGTTTGAGTACATTCAGGCAGACGTGGTGGGTACGAGGCCACAGTGAACACTGTGACCTACTATTTGCGACTTTAACCTATCGTCCGTCCCCCTTCTCATTGTGACAATTGAATATAATTGCGATCATCTCATCAGTGCCCTTCAACTGACATTAACGTCGGATTTGATTCATGGCAAGATGCTGCACAGCAAACTCCGATTACACTCTAAATTTACGATAATTAACCAATGAAAATGACTCTGTGAAAATGATTAAATTAAACCTCGTACATCGTTTTATACACGACCTAAAAACAATTTTCATAACTGCAATGCAATTGTAAAAGTCCAGAAAATGACATGTATTTTATAACCTGATTACCAAACAGTgtgcatttatatttatttgatattaCGCCTAGCGAACACCAGTGACAATGAATGTTATCGTAACAGCAATACAATAACATTTTTgtgtaaaagtacaaatcatgcTTGTTTGGCAGTTGTCATTGAGTCTCAATGACATCTGCGCATCAGGCTAAAGCGCGTGGATGGCGGCTACCCAAGCTAGCGCCTTACCCGGTCTCGTTTCTCACACTCGGGCGCGTCTGTCGGGTCAAAATTCCCGTCGTGCCAACACCGACACTTCCGCTATACAACCGACTGAGTGGCGGTCCGATTCTTTCGGTCCCCACGATTTGGAGCAAGCCCGAAGGCGTAAACTTGAGGAACCGGGCTGATCTCAAGAGCGCAGCCATGTTTGCTGTTTCGCAGGGAGCAATGACGAGCGAGACTTCCGTGTTGCGTAAATAAAGGACCGCGAGACTTTGCACGCAACTTGAACGGGTCATTGAAAAGGATGGAAATTTTAGTTTATTTCAGAACTAGTTCATTTTAATAGCTGAAACCCATATTTTAACGATTCACTAAGTACATAATGACATATtttgatccatccattttctgaaccactatcaatgtaaaaaaataataaagttaATAAAACTCAGAATTCACCATCTCATTAAACTAGAATCTAGTACGTATTACATAAACCATGAAAATGATTCttgtgaaatgaaaacaaatagggGTTCAACTGGTTGATTCATGTGTTGTTTATTGCATCACAAACTTctttgaaaacttttatttcaatTCCTGGATCAACATACTATTGCTTTTCCTATTTCCTTTTTTAAAGGTCTCCTCAACGAGCGTCTTTGTTTGTTCCGCATTTTTCCTTCGGCACTCTCGTCGACTGTACTCGTTCCACAGCTCTAGAGCCAGCCCGCGTGTGCCACACGAATGATCCAGCGTCCAGGCTTGAAAGAATTCACACTTCTTGGAAGCCAGGAAGTATTTCTGTCTCCTTGCGCCTTCTTCTCCCCCTTTGGAGAGAGAGGCTCTGGCTTGGGAGAACGCTGACCGTAGCTGACTCAAGGCCGCCAGGATGTATCCCGCGACGTTATCTTTGTCTTTACCTGTCAGGACGTGAGCGGTGGCTTCTACTGCCAAGTCGGTGGCGCGGGATTCTTGTTTGTTGAGGTAGCCTCCTCCTAAGATGATAGCCTCTCCGCTGTGTACGGCCTCTTGGACAGAGTTAAAAACCTTGCTGGAGCTCAGCGCCTCCGACAAGGTGAGCATCGTGTCACAGAATTCAAACAGGAGCGAATCGGCGTCACCGTTGAAGAGCTGCAATGTGAACGTATAGCAATAAAGAGTGTTGATCACACTGTAGCAGACCAATGGAGATGGATTGGAACATAAGGAGCTTAGTTTGGGGATCTTAGCAAAAATGGCAGGGACACCAGAGACCACCAAACTTGCCATTTCATTCTTGCTCTTagtctttttcactttttgatgTGGATTCTGAACCTCCTCATCCAGTACCTCCACCAGTGCTCTCCCTACCTGGTCGTGTTCCTCCCACCACGGCCTCCACACTGGGATCAAGCCGGCAAGAGTGCCCTCCCTCAGCAGACCAGTAAACTTCTCCTTCTCACGGTTGTCAAGGAGCGCCCACAGCTCCTCTTCGGAGAACTTGTCAAGATCAAGCTCTGACAGATGTCGGGCCACGCTTTCTGACGGCTCCTCATCGTCTTCCTGGCCTCCAATCTCTTCCAGTGATCTCAAGATGTCCTCCATCTCCCCCGCACTATCCGCTCCCGATTCCTGAAGCTCGGCTAATCTGGAAAGCAGGTCCATAGCCTCAATGTTGCCGTCTTGCTCCATTCCGGCTTCTCTTAACACGCTTTCCATTCCTCCGTTTGTCACTTGGGCTTTTTGTCTCAGTCTGAGCAGAATCTCATGCATTTTCTTCTTCCCCTCTTGGTCTGCCTCCCCTATGTTTCCCAACTCCTCAAGAACGGACTGCTTGTAGAACCCCTCTGAACACATAGAGTGATCCGGGCTGCGGTAGCAAGCCACACCGCAGTAATGTAAGTTGCACCGAGGGCAAGTGTAGCACGCAGGTTTGCACTTGCACAGCATGCACACTTTGGAGTTCTTCCCACCGGCTGAAGCTTGAGTGATGAACTCTTCTTGTCCAGAAGAAGCTCCTCTGCCGGGGAGCAGGATCCCATCCCTGCTGACCGCCGAAGCATTCTCTTCTTCATCCGACCACTCGTCCTTTGGACCGATATCTGTC contains:
- the znhit2 gene encoding zinc finger HIT domain-containing protein 2 — protein: MNPIMRRTLPPSVRNLLTDIGPKDEWSDEEENASAVSRDGILLPGRGASSGQEEFITQASAGGKNSKVCMLCKCKPACYTCPRCNLHYCGVACYRSPDHSMCSEGFYKQSVLEELGNIGEADQEGKKKMHEILLRLRQKAQVTNGGMESVLREAGMEQDGNIEAMDLLSRLAELQESGADSAGEMEDILRSLEEIGGQEDDEEPSESVARHLSELDLDKFSEEELWALLDNREKEKFTGLLREGTLAGLIPVWRPWWEEHDQVGRALVEVLDEEVQNPHQKVKKTKSKNEMASLVVSGVPAIFAKIPKLSSLCSNPSPLVCYSVINTLYCYTFTLQLFNGDADSLLFEFCDTMLTLSEALSSSKVFNSVQEAVHSGEAIILGGGYLNKQESRATDLAVEATAHVLTGKDKDNVAGYILAALSQLRSAFSQARASLSKGGEEGARRQKYFLASKKCEFFQAWTLDHSCGTRGLALELWNEYSRRECRRKNAEQTKTLVEETFKKGNRKSNSMLIQELK